The genomic stretch TCCGCCCTTGTCACCCGCGGAATCCTTGATCGCGTCCTTGGGGATGTCCCGGTCCTCGCGCAGCGCGTCCCAGACCTGCCGGGACTGCTTCTCCAGCGGCAGCACGCGGGACGGGTCCCTCTTGTCGTACGTCACCGGCAGGGTGACCATGTCGATGCTGTCCGACCCGATGCCGCCCAGCTCCTTGGCCAGCCCCATCAGCGCGTTGACCGAGTTCAGGTCGGTGTCGGTGGTGATGGCCTTGGTGGCGGTGTCGGCGATGCCGTAGAGCTTGGTCGGGTTCGACAGCAGCCCGATGTTCTTGACCTGGTTCATCAGGGCCTTGATGAACGTCTGCTGGAGCTGGATGCGGCCGAGGTCGCTGCCGTCGCCGCCGGGCACGCCGTGCCGCGTACGGACGAGGCCGAGCGCGTTCTCGCCGTTGAGGGTGTGCTTGCCGGGCTCCAGGTCCAGGTGGCTCTTCTTGTCGTGGATGGGCTTGGTGGTGGTGATGTCCACGCCGCCCAGCGCGTCGATGAGCTTCTTGAAGCCGGTGAAGTCGACCTCGACGAAGTGGTCCATGCGGATGCCGCTCATCGACTCGACGGTCTTGACCGCACAGGCCGGGCCGCCGACCTCGAAGGCGGTGTTGAACATGGCCCGGCGCTGGCCCGGCACGTTCTTGCCGTCCTTGGTCGTGCAGTCGGGGCGCTGGACCAGGGTGTCGCGCGGGATGCTGACGACGCTGGCCTTCTTGTGGCCCTTGAAGATGTGCACGATCATCGCGGTGTCGGAGCGGGCGTTGCCCTCGTCCGTGCCGTACGAGCCGTTCGCGCCCGCCCGGGAGTCCGAACCCATGACGAGGATGTCCATCGACCCGTCGTCGTTGTTCTTCGGCCGGTCCTTGCCCAGGGCGGCGTTGATGTCGACGCCCTTCAGGTTGCCGTTGAGCTTGAAGTAGACGTACCCGAGTCCCGCGCCGCCCAGCAGCACGCAGCTGACCAGCGCGCATATGGTGATCGTCAGGATGCGGCGGCGCCGGGTCGGCCCCTTGCGCCGGCGGCCCGTGGCACGTATGCCGCGGGAGCGGCTCTTGGCCGGGTTCGCGGCCCTGCTGTCGTCCGCCATCTGCTCCTCAGTCCTCGTTCGCTCGGCTGCCCCTCGCCGCCACTGCTGGGCCACGGTTTGTTGCGCCTTGAAAGACGGGGGGCTGCCCGGAAGGGTTGCACAACGGGATTGAGGGCCATTCTTAGAAACCGTTCGGCCCCCGAGCGGCGAAAAGTCGACTTGTTGCCCGGTGACCAGGGCTTTCGTCCGCGACCGGAATACGGAACGGCGGACTCCGCCGAGGGCATACGTGTGCGCAAGGCAACAATCTGCGGGTTTCTCGGCCCAGCACGAAGCCCTCCCGGCCACCGAAGTGACCAGGAGGGCTCAGCCGTGCGGCTACCGTCGTGCCCGGCGCCTGTACGGGCGCCGACAGGCCGTTCGCAGGGGCCCGGCGTCAGTCGTTGCCGTTGCCGTTGCCCATGCCCGGGGTCGTCTTCTGGATCTGGAGCAGGAACTCCGCGTTGGACTTCGTCTGCTTCATCTTGTCCAGCAGCAGCTCGATGGCCTGCTGCTGGTCCAGGGCGTGCAGCACCCGGCGCAGCTTCCAGACGACGGCGAGCTCGTCGCTGCCCATCAGGATCTCTTCCTTGCGGGTGCTGGACGCGTCCACGTCCACCGCCGGGAAGATGCGCTTGTCCGAGAGCTTCCGGTCGAGCTTGAGCTCCATGTTGCCGGTGCCCTTGAACTCCTCGAAGATCACCTCGTCCATCCGCGAGCCGGTCTCGACCAGCGCGGTGGCCAGGATGGTCAGCGAGCCGCCGTCCTCGATGTTGCGCGCGGCGCCGAAGAACTTCTTCGGCGGGTACAGCGCGGTCGAGTCGACACCACCGGACAGGATGCGGCCCGACGCCGGGGCGGCGAGGTTGTACGCACGGCCCAGACGGGTGATGGAGTCCAGCAGGACGACCACGTCGTGGCCCAGCTCCACCAGGCGCTTGGCACGCTCGATGGCGAGCTCGGCGACGGTGGTGTGGTCCTCGGCCGGGCGGTCGAAGGTCGAGGAGATGACCTCGCCCTTGACCGACCGCTGCATGTCGGTGACCTCTTCCGGACGCTCGTCGACCAGGACGACCATCAGGTGGCACTCGGGGCTGTTGCGGGTGATCGAGTTGGCGATCGCCTGCATGATCATGGTCTTGCCGGTCTTCGGCGGGGCCACGATCAGACCGCGCTGGCCCTTGCCGATCGGCGCGACCAGGTCGATGATCCGCGGCGTCAGCGCGCCCGGCTCACCCTCCAGGCGCAGCCGCTCCTGCGGGTACAGCGGCGTCAGCTTGCCGAACTCCGGGCGGCCACGGCCCTGTTCGGGCGCGACGCTGTTGACGGTGTCCAGGCGCACCAGCGCGTTGAACTTCTCGCGCCGCTCGCCCTCGCGGGGCTGGCGGACCGCGCCGGTGACGTGGTCGCCCTTGCGCAGGCCGTTCTTGCGGACCTGGGCGAGCGAGACGTACACGTCGTTCGGGCCGGGCAGGTAGCCGGAGGTCCGGATGAACGCGTAGTTGTCGAGGATGTCGAGGATGCCCGCGACGGGGATCAGCACATCGTCCTCGGAGACCTGCGGCTCGTTGCCGAAGTCGTCCCGGCCGCGACGGCCCCGGCGGTCCCGGTAGCGGCCGCGGCGGCCGCGGCGGCCGCCCTCGAAGTCGTCGCCGTCCTCGTCGGCCCGGCGGTTGTCGCGGTTGTCGCGGTTGTCGCGCTGGCGGTTGCCGCCGCCCTGCTGGTCGCCGCCGTCGTTGTTCTTGTTGC from Streptomyces albofaciens JCM 4342 encodes the following:
- a CDS encoding LCP family protein, with product MADDSRAANPAKSRSRGIRATGRRRKGPTRRRRILTITICALVSCVLLGGAGLGYVYFKLNGNLKGVDINAALGKDRPKNNDDGSMDILVMGSDSRAGANGSYGTDEGNARSDTAMIVHIFKGHKKASVVSIPRDTLVQRPDCTTKDGKNVPGQRRAMFNTAFEVGGPACAVKTVESMSGIRMDHFVEVDFTGFKKLIDALGGVDITTTKPIHDKKSHLDLEPGKHTLNGENALGLVRTRHGVPGGDGSDLGRIQLQQTFIKALMNQVKNIGLLSNPTKLYGIADTATKAITTDTDLNSVNALMGLAKELGGIGSDSIDMVTLPVTYDKRDPSRVLPLEKQSRQVWDALREDRDIPKDAIKDSAGDKGGTAGYVK
- the rho gene encoding transcription termination factor Rho — its product is MSDTTDLMGVRTDGSATAPATDAPAAPTRRRRSGTGLDGMVLAELQQVASSLGIKGTARMRKSQLIEVIKEKQAQGAGTASAAKGDAPAETETKPKRRATSKARTGEDGDAKAAGKGAEKAADQSAGQQQIDIPGQTGEEPTGERRRRRATAAAGSPEGAGEAKAEGKAETKADTRVAQREDGKAEAAADSAEGRQGKGERQDRGDRQDRGQKGDRQGRGERGQRDRRNKNNDGGDQQGGGNRQRDNRDNRDNRRADEDGDDFEGGRRGRRGRYRDRRGRRGRDDFGNEPQVSEDDVLIPVAGILDILDNYAFIRTSGYLPGPNDVYVSLAQVRKNGLRKGDHVTGAVRQPREGERREKFNALVRLDTVNSVAPEQGRGRPEFGKLTPLYPQERLRLEGEPGALTPRIIDLVAPIGKGQRGLIVAPPKTGKTMIMQAIANSITRNSPECHLMVVLVDERPEEVTDMQRSVKGEVISSTFDRPAEDHTTVAELAIERAKRLVELGHDVVVLLDSITRLGRAYNLAAPASGRILSGGVDSTALYPPKKFFGAARNIEDGGSLTILATALVETGSRMDEVIFEEFKGTGNMELKLDRKLSDKRIFPAVDVDASSTRKEEILMGSDELAVVWKLRRVLHALDQQQAIELLLDKMKQTKSNAEFLLQIQKTTPGMGNGNGND